The nucleotide sequence GCAGGATGGAAACCCCACAGGCACTGGCTGTCCTTACCATGTCCCGTGTTCCTCCTGCTTGGCAATGACGGATCAGTTTTGGCCTCGTCATACCCTATGGGGTAGATGTTTTTGCCCATCTTTTACTTAATTTATGCCTTCCACTTGAAGACCTTGTGGGATCATGTATACACACAGCCCTGAAGGGTGTTGTGGGTTTTAAGTGTTGTCAGGCCAGGACACTTTTTTGAAcaaacagaataaacaaaaaaccaaaactcttGGATTTGTTCTGCAGCGGAAGGCACCCAATGCATTTGCAAAACCAGCCTCCACATACTACCAGAGCACACGAGGAGATGAACAGAGGTGTCCCCGGGCTTGTGGGCAGCCCAAACCTCAGGCAACAGCACCTTGGGAATATCCCCAGGATGGTGGTGAGGGGAGGTGGGTGGAGGGAACATGGGCTGCAGAGGTGACATCTCCACTGCTTCACACAGGGTTGTTGCAACAAGGGAGGAAACAAATGTGACACATTCGCAATTTTTGTAACAGGAATCAGGAGCCCCTGTTCTTATTTTGTGCAAATtgccagagctgcagcagcatgaTTTATGGAAAATCAGGAAAATTCCCTCCTGCAGCCCTTGAAGCAGGCAAGAGGCAGAGGGCAGGAGAGCGCTGAGCACCTGGGATCGccccactgggcagctctgccctgggaTCATGCAGCCAGCCTCACCAAGCAGCAAGTTGTGCCTGGCCTAGAGTAAGGGAAGAACAACAACTCTGAGGCATgtttcctactgcacaaaggtgCCACTCACAAGCCACCCTGCCCAGAGCGTGCACACAACATGGGCAAAAACAGCTAGGAGAGCATAAAGTTGGGTGCATTTTTCTGCCCAGTGGCTACAGCAAAGTCTGCTTCGAAAGCTGAACCAAAGCAGTCCAGCAGTCTACTGAACTCACGGTGGTGGAGCATGTTTGGGTACAAAGCGGTCCAGCATCGCCTGCTTCCTTGCCTCCAGGGAAACAAGTTATTCTTGCCTTAAATAATGaagtagagggaaaaaaaaggatggaCTGGGTTACAGAAGCAAACAAAGTGAACAGAGAGAAACCCACAGCAAAGGGCCTCCGAAAAGAAGATGATCTGTGCTTTGCTGAGTGCTGAAACCACAGAAGCATCAAAGCAAAATCAAGTGCAAACCACGCAGAGAGGAAAGCACTTCacccctcagaaaaaaaaaatgcagcttcccAGAGGTTATTGCACAGTCTGGGAAAAAAGTTACAGAATGCAGGACATTTCTGTGAGGGCCTTGTACCACTTTTCGTACTTAAACATtcagaagaaacttttgtttacCTGGAAGGAGCCATCATCTATTCACCCATGGCTGGCCACACTTCCAGGCCGCTATTTGAGTCCTTCTGAGGGCAGTGAAGCAGAGTTAGATTGAAACTAATGAGCCTCTGACTGTGCTTCTGTGGTTTCTTCCAGTCacagaacaaaaaacaaacaaaactagaaaacacactgaaaaccactcACCCCccccaaccacaaacaaacaaacaaaacctcacacaaaacaaaacaacaacaacaacaaaaaccaaaacgtGCACTCAAAAAGCAACAGGGCTGAAAGTTCTTTAAATACTTGAAATTCAGGGAATAGCAACATGACAAAGGCAGCAGATACCTGCATAGTAACAAATACCCAGATAGTGTAAACTCAGCAGTGTATCAGGGTCGTGGCAGCATCAGAGCTAAGGCCAGACATGTCAAAGAGCAGGAACATTTACACAGGAGCGTCCATCCTGCTCTATATGTAGGGATAGGGCAAAGGGAGAATTAGGTCACTTCAAAAACATTAGGCCTTTGGAGTAAAAACATGGGTTGATTCAGGTCTTTGATTTCAAAAGGGGTGAAAAATAGCCAGAGTGCAAGTCCTTTCTACATCTAACTGCTACAGCTATCTGAACTTAGATATCCTAGATACAGACTTCCTCCCATCCCAGGAGGGAATTTCAAGCTTCATGAACTTTTACTTGTTTTCTAGGAAGGCGCCCCAAGCACGTAATTTCTGGATTTATTTGCGAAGGCTGCAATGTTCCTCTCCTTCATTTTGCAGCAAGCCTGGGGGCTCTGTCTGTGAAGAGAGAATCACTTTGGCCAACTGTTTCCAAACCACGCCCCAGGATGCCAGATTACCACTCACCTAAACAAGTGCTGAATTAAGAGTTATTCCCTATCCATTTTCCTTGTAGGTTATCTACCCTTCCTCAAAATTTGGCCTCTTAACCACCTAACATGCAAATCAGCATGGACACAGGAACTGGACTCGTACCCCACAGAAACCAAatacagttaagaaaaaaaaatcctatcttcTGTGCCAAATTTATCGCCTGCTCCAGAGATGTTTATTCCAAGGGGCTTTGTCTTTGCCCTTCTGTCTCAGTGTGAGACACACACTTATTTTTGGCAGGCTTATTGGCATAAGCTGAATATTGTACCTGGAAGCAAGCAGTGCACAGAACAACTGCGGGTGCTCCTGAGTGGGGCACAAACTTTTCAAAGGAAGTGCGTGTTTCAGTAGCATAGAGCTTACCGTGTCCCCTGCGAGATGCCAGCCAAGATTTGTGGATGTGAGTCATAATCCAAATTTTTCAGCTGCATCCAGTCTGTTCTGCCTACATTACTCTTTAAATTCAAAGTTTCACAGTCTTCTCAGCCGCTATCTATCTTCATGCTCTTTCAGCAGCTGCCTCTGTTTTGTCATTGCTTGCATCTCATTTCCTCAAGGGCTGAAGAGTCATTACTCTTATCCCTCTTCTTCCTGCATCAGAAATTTCTAATAAGCAAACCTGGATGTTGAAGGCAGTGGCTGTGCAGCTCCAAGAGCCCGgaggagctgaagcagcagcacctcCCCTTTGGGACCCCAGATTAACCCCGTGCATGGACACGCACCTTCCAAACTAAGATTGCTTCATTTTGCCATCATTTAAAAtccttaaaaacaaatgaacagcTATTCCCTTGAAAGTTTTCTAAACCTCATTGTAAAAGTGGATGAAAAGACAGCAGTTTGGGATTTTCCAGGCTCCAGGAGGAGCACTCTGTGTGCACCCTTTCTCCTCACAGCCCCAAAGAGGGGCTCTGGGCAGATACCTCACATTTGTTATTAGTGGAGAAGGCCACATCTGGCTCTGTGGCTGACCTAGAGTCAGACTAGAGTCCATTAGGGCTTCTTTTCTCTTCCATCAAAACCCAGCAGGTATCTCTCAAGCATCAGTAGCAGCAGGTCTCTCTTAAACAAGAGGAATCTCAACTTTTGCTCTGAGTTTTCTCTGTGGAAATTGTATGGGTTTGACTTTTTTCTtatcaaaaaaaacaaaaccaaaccaaacctgaaTGCAAGACCACAGGGTTTCAGAGCTACTCCAAAGCAGAGATCAATCCATCACCAAACCAAATACAAGAACTGAAGTGATTTAGATGCAGTCCTCTGACGTCTCCAGCTCTCTCTTTCTGGGAGGTTATTTCCTTTAAAATGGCAGTTAACATGTTTTGCACAAAAGCTCATATTTAAGCATGTGGAAAAGCATAAATACTGGCAAAAAAATTATAAGGCAACAACATCTGATTCACAATGAAGAccttcctttctccctgcacctcCTTAGCAATAAGCTACCTACATCCGTCAGCATGAATGCCCCTGTAGCCGTGACTGATCTGTGGTGGTTAAGCAATGTGAGCTGTCAAGGAGAGACTAGTACTGTTACTGTAATTACTGATAGGACGCACAAGagcatgtttgttttttccagctgCATCTATTGCTGAAGCAGTTGGTATTACCTTTCTCCATAATTTTTGCCTGCAGAATGCTTTTCTCTGGATTCTGACAGACCAACACCTGTGGATACATTTACTACTACAGAAATGACGCTGGAtcctcatttctcatctcaacGCTTGAGTAGCTGAGGGTCTGCTCCAATATTTTGTGTGTCTTCCAGCACATGTACAACACTCCTGCCATAAAAGCAAGCAAGCCACACATCAAGTAGGATCACCAAGAAGCCGATTTATCAGTTTCAAGATGACTCAAGGACTGCAACCTAAACCCAGATAATCCCAGTATAAATCTATTTGCAAAGAGAGATTACAGCAAGTCCAAAGATCTTGCCCATAATTCGCAGCCAGCTGGGCCAGCAAGGGCCTCTTACTGCTCTGGTTAAAGTCAGCAGCCAaattttcattgcctttgctggagacacctgcagagcacagcagctGTGCCAATCTGCCAGGGGCAGCAAGGCAGGAACAGCAGCCCCACGTGAAACTGCAGCACAGAATGTGATGcgcacaaaacacaaacacctgTGCTGGGATCTATCCCATGCAGAATGGGAACCAATGAGACGTCTCAGCAGCTAGGTTGGTAGAGTACGAGCAATCTCCAAACAGAAATGTTGAAGATCAAATACTAAACCTGGTGCACCGTGGCTGTACTGGAGTGATCGCATTATCTGGGAACCTTGATGTTGACCTTTGAGATCCCAACTGTTCTTTCTTATTTGCCTATATGCTGTCACCTTCCGTACATCCTTTTGCTCTGCATGCTTCCTTGAACATGTCCACACCAGAGAATGAATGGCTTCCCCAGTCAGCAAGCAACATCACCACAGCAAATCACCCCTTAGGTGGGCAAACTGGTGGGTGGAAAACATACACAAAGGCATGTCCTCCTAACAGAGGGGGGTAAAGCAACAAAGAATCCACTGAGCCAGGAGATACGAGGCCTCCAAGCGAGAGACCTTTAGCGGTTGTGTGTGGATTCACTGCTCTGTTGCTGACATCAGGCTCTTTGGGCTCAGAGAGATGTTTCATTTTAAAGGGAAAACTCCTCCAGGGATCTCATTAGCACCATCATGAAAGACAGAAAGGAACTGGAGGCTGGACCAGAGCTGATAGTGGGGAAACAGGACAGAAGCACTGTCAGGCTGTGTTTAAACAGGCAGCAGAAGGAGCCTGGGAGCACTGTGCCCTCTGGGGACAGCCTCACTGCCCCAGGGAGGGGGTACCTCCTTCCCTTGTCTGCCGGGTGAGTGGCTGCTGCTCAGGAAAGCAGCTGCCCAAAAGCTCAACCTGAGGCACCTACTTGCTCAACTGCATTCCTGGGGCAGTTCTCCCCCTGCCaaattccttctcctcctccctatGCTCCCCGACTCTTCGTGGGGTCtgtcctccttctccctcccatcACTGGCTGGACACTGTTGTTtgtggggagcagcagctctggccaagTTCATGCTTCTACAACTGGCAGCAGAAGACAAGGCACCATGGCTGTGTTTGCAGTGGTGGGAGGTGTGCTGGCGTTGTTACACTTTCGTCCCACTCTGCAACACTGAGGGCGGGTGTGACACAGGATTCTGGCAGCCCTACACATTTTAAGTTGATTGCTCCTTGAAAGCTGCTTCCACCTTTCTGAAGACTCCATTATAAGAAGGGAGCGAAGCAAACCATGGAAGAAGAGCCGTTTGCTGGATCCAGAACACAAGTAGATTCCTGCCTATTAGGctgagaaaagccacaaaagcaacacacaaaaaaaaagcaaagaacccacaaaaagaggagaaaaaaagacccACCTTAGTTAATTTGAAGCAACACATCTTAGTTACACATCAGCTTCAGAAATCCAAACAGACATAAGTTAGGCTCCCTGTGCTATTGCTCCCCATAGGTAATATTAGTTATTACAATTTATTCTATGTAGCTTCACAAAATGCCAAATAGGACTGTGTTTCTTTCAAGTACAGCCTGTCCAACGTGATTGGTGAATCTTGCTTGGAGCACCTGGTAAAGGTCTTGAAGAAATCCAAGATAGATGTTTATCAAGGAAATGAGTAATACAATTGGTTTGGCTTTCAGCAGATTTGGAAATACATACAGCAGGTTCCAATATAGGTTTATGAAAAATCAATTAGCAGTGAGTGGGAAAAGGAGTGATGAGTGTTATTCTCTGTGCTGCAGTCTTGTTTAACTTAATAAAAGAGACTGAGCAATAAGATCCCAGTGAAACACCTCCTAAAATTATGTGTTTCTCCAGAAATGGAGCAGTTCATTCCACAGTAGGAATGATCAAGTGTTCCAAACTCTGTCACATTTCAGCTCCAGATATCTAAGACTGTTAGACTCCCCTAAacatttgggttgttttgttatCATTAAAAATCAACAGGATTTTGGAGCCTCATTTATCCACCTGAGTTCTGCCCTGCTTCCGTAAGCACCTAAAATATGAAAATCTGCCATAAAATAATTAGTTTTATTctaaattttaatgaaaatttaacAATAAAAGTTTGGAGAAGACAAAGATCAGAATTTTTCCAGAAGGTTTGTTTACTTGCAAGCCCCCCCCAGCAAGCTGTGAAACAAAGCAAATACTAAACCAACGCAGAGGGCCTGGCAACTCTGGTAAGGACAACCACCTTCTCCCAGCAAGTCTCTCTTTTAGAGTCTTATACATCGTTCAAGAGCAGAACATTTGTAAGAATAACTGTAGTCAGTAAAGCACAGCTTTAATGACTGACAGCCTGTCCAGAGAGGGCTTGGAAGCTCTGCTTGCTCCTGGTGACCATTTCAAAGGGCTCCCATATGCTGAGCAGAGGGGCCTGAACTGCAGCCTTgcgtgacagcagcagccttcccACCAAGGCTGTGACAGAGGGAACCCAGTCCTGCGTCTCTCATGCAGCTGTTTTCCTTGGAATTCACTCCCAGTTTCCATAAGCACAAAGCAAAGCAGAATTAGGCCTGCCCAGTTCATCAGACCCAAAGCACTTTAAATTCCTCAGGTGGCAGTGACCAAAACCAACTGCTGGGAATTAGTCATTCAGGTCACCTCTTAATGTCACAGGGCAAGCAACAGTCATCACAACTCAAGCTGGGCAACCAGTGTATTGGGCCAGTTCCCACAGTAGCCAGTGGTGCTCCTGCCAACTAAAACCAGAGCAAGGAAGTTCTGGGtataagaagcagcagcagagcttgttAGAAGAAGCAAACCTTTGCTGTAAACAACCAACACCAGATGATCCCTACTGGAGGGCAACCACCTCCATGGTTTAAATGTCCTGCAGAACATTTTCCCTCATCCATCAACACACTAGGAAAGTAATCACGAGGTCTTGTGCAGTGCCAACAAAGATAACGAGAGTGTACTCAAGCAATGAGCACTGGCTTTCTCTCTGTGAAAGCTCTGGGCTCAGACCCCATGGCAGCAGAAATCATCAAGGGCTAATGGGTAGGGAGAGAACTGGAGGAAGCAGCATTGCCCCTACAGAATCAACCAGGTGACCCAGTCCTGGGCATGCTGAGATGTGATCTCTGCTTTTCCTAGACACTCTGCATCTTACAGCAGGCAGCTACCAGGGCAGCTGGCACTAACTCTGCAGCTTCCCCATGGATACCTCTGCAGAGCCCTTACTCATTCATCTATTTCAGGCTGCTCTTAAACCAGCTCATATAGATAGGAAAAAGTCCCCAGTCTGCTCAGTTGGTGCATTTGAAGTGTTAGAAACATCGCTAAAGCAAAAaagcttttctgttaaaaaaaaaaaaagctgctcagAAGCTGTCGAAAAGCTAACTCGCATTGCAATCATAATCTGTGGGATCATACATCTGTAGGTAAACACATACAGCTACCAGGCACCCCACGGGAGCATCAGTGTTACAGTATCAGCTAGGTACAGAACAAAATCTTCAGTTTCTTCCCAAGGTCCGGGGTCTACCATGCCAAGCTCCTTCAATCAGTCTGTTACAGTCAACAGTTCTTGGACATCCATGCCCACACTGGGGCTGAATTTGGGCTGGGCTGTTGTTCAGTTGGGGTAGGAATGTAGGTCAATTTAAAAGCCTGGTAAATAGAAATCATTATGTCTGATGTCCCAGCAACAGACACTGTATCACCCATCCAGATCAATCAACACATCTCAAGCAGTTACACGGGAACCACAGATGCTCCTTatgcagtgctgctctgcagaagcCAAGGTGCCAAGGTCTCCTCCAGAAGATCCCCTCCATGGAATGTGTGGTGTTGAAGGTGGTGCTAAGAAGAACCGTGTCTTTACAAGAAAGTCACCTCTTGGAGTGAAAGCCAAGCTCCAATGACAGCAATAAATCAGCATCTTGCTCACTTCTCATGTGGCACATCAGGGCTATGTTCTGTCTGTGTTTGTTTCAAGAGGAGTTGAAGAACATCATCTGAGAGTCCAGGTGTTCTCCTCCTGTCTTCCAAGACAACTTCTCCCTCAGCTGGCTTTGCAAAACAAGCAATAATGGGCTGGTTTGGAAAGATCTTACACCCATCTCTGTTCAAGACCACTTGGGCCATTTGCAGGCAACGCAATGCATAGGTTGTTCCACGCTTGTTTGCTAGCTCTGAAATCTTCTGCAACAGACATTGTGATGCAGCCTTGTAGGTGGGATCCTTTCTGTCTGGCCGttttttgcaatatattttgtAGAAGACATCAAGAGACTTCCTGACACTAGTATCTTCTGTACTATCATGTTCATACATCCATGAGAGAGCAGCATCGCCAGGCTCAGTGGGCTCACACAGCCCTGCTTTTGGATAACATCTCACGTTTGCTTTCTCAGAGCCTCCAGGAGAAAAGCTTGTAGGAACTGCAGAGGGTATACTGTTCTCTCCTGCAAGCACAAGATCAATGAAAGCCATTAGTCAACAGGCCACCCCTCTGGCAAAATCTTTTTTTGTCCCCCCTCACTGCAGTCTGGCAAACAGGCTGTGAGCAGGAGTGAGCTCAGTACTGCTTTAAACTTGGCTGGATGCCAgagtggcttggtgcagagattCATACACGACGAGCTGTATTTGGGGATCACATAGTTGTCCCAGCCTCACCCTACCGTAGTGATTGAACCTACTTGGTAGTATGTGCCTCCTAGTTCCTCTCAGTCATACTTCCAAAGAGGTGGAAAttgggatctgctgctgctggagacagCAGCTGACCCTCAGGAAAGTCTAGTTAGCAGCCGAAGCAGTTCTGcctgtttcctttttctcccttcgTCCCCTGGTCTAATTCTTTCCTTTTCATAGTTCTCTATTTTACTCTTACACAATGTGCAGTCCAGTCCTTCAGCTTTCAGCCAGATATAGAGCCTCCAAACCAACACTGTTATGTTATGTGTTATAAAGTCACGTATAGAGTTTGGGAACGGGGACTGCAAAACGGGATCCTATCCTTCCCAATGAAATCCTATTTTTGCAGCCCAGCTGCACTGAACACTCTTCTCACATCCTGCAGGAATTTTTACAGATAACATTTATCTGAGGACTCATTCTCACCTgggtcttctccttccttgctgaCCCACATCTCTGGGTAACAGTCTGGGCTATGATTCTCTTCTGGTCAAATGTAATCAAGGGGGATGTCTTGTACTTGCATAAAATTAATACAGCATCAGCACAGATACTCTTGTCAGTGGTGTGACTAGGACAATCAGCAAGCCACACACAGCTTCTAGTAGGAAAAGCCTCCATAAAGAGACCTTGAATTGAGCTCTGGTACCCAGGGAATGTCTCTAACTGCAATTTCATCTCCGAGCCTGCCGTGCCAGCCCATTTGCCAAGCACCTGAGTCACCAACAAGAAAATTTTCTAGGGCTCAGCCAGAGATCACACAGCTATCATCTGCAAGTTACATAAGCAGGAGGCAGGGAGTCAGAAAACAGCTTGGTCTTTTCTAATTACGTGAAATACGAAGCAGAGTGCAGTCCTTCTTATCAGTAAGAGACAGTGCTCAAAGGAAATCTCGGCATGTTCATAGAAGGCTGCTCTTTCCCTCCCAGTACACAAAGAGCTACCCTGCCCTTCCTGAGTGGTCAGattcattaaaatgaaattaagatgTCAGTGCAGCCGTATTGTACATtgcctcttttttcctctccctacTTTTTATCTTTGATCTCGCTTTTCAATTTTACTTCATCCTCAATTCTGCAGTTTTACATAGAACCTTTCCTCCTCTTGCAATGTGTCATTTCCAGTGCAGTACAAAGAAAAGCTTAGTGGCCTTCTTTTGATATATGCCACCACAGTAGCAAATCAGAGCTAATCAAAGAGAACAGGTCCATTTTGCCTCAGTAATCTTTCAGCCTTGGTGCCTATGTTAAGTTAGAACTGAAGCCTCACACATCTCTGATAATTCAATCAAGTGGCACTTGTGCTCAGACTCCTGTGTCACTTGCAGCCCCCTGTGCTGTGCTGTCACCTTGCTCCTCACACACAGCTCACAGCCATATTTTTCGTAaaagagcagcagctgcctccagccacaaATCTCAACCCATGATCCAGGAAGAACAAAATCCTATTGGTTTCATGGTGTCAGGGGAGACCTTTGTAATGCTGTTCTGCATGTCTCCTGCGAtcctagattggatattaggaaaaaattgttcactgaaagggttatcaagcattggaacaggctgcacagggaagagcttgagtcaccatccttggaggtatttaaaagacgtgtCGATGCAGCACCCATAAACATGgtctagtggtggacttggcagtgttaggcttacagttggactcaatgatcttaaaggtcttttccaacttaaatgatttgatttgatttgattctattctattcttgtCTAGTCtaagtctagtctagtctaaagCCAGTATGACCTATGAAGCAGCTATCTTCTGCTGAAGCACAATCTACTGAAGATGTGACTGGTAAGTATTTTCAGGGGTATGTTTTTGGGTTTGATTAGTCAGAAAGTACTCATATTATTGGGAGGATGGTTTTCTTTCAGTTACTGATTCAAATTTATGTTTCTCTATTTTTCAACAGCAGGCTCTATCCTTTTAGTGGATTACTTTTCCAGCAAAACCTTCTTAACGCAAGACATGAAAAGTCAGACACAGAATTCCCAGAACCAATCTATATCCCATGAACTTGCAcctttcctctgctttcctgATAATTTCCCAATACCTTCTCAAACTATGTGCCAAGACTCATCTTTGCAAATACACTCAACCCTTTTCCTCCCTAAAAGACTTCAGTCGAGGTAGAGGTCCTTACTCGACACCTTCTAAAGAGCTGATACTGCTGTTGTAAGGCACAAATCTCCTGAATGATTTATAAACCACCAAGTACATGCCCAGTAGCTAGATGCCTGCAGGGTCCAGAAAGAGCTTCTCAGCTGGAGCACATGTACAGCACACAAGTACGCCACGCAGGCCAGCAAACATGCtgctaaagacaaagacagca is from Patagioenas fasciata isolate bPatFas1 chromosome 3, bPatFas1.hap1, whole genome shotgun sequence and encodes:
- the SHLD1 gene encoding shieldin complex subunit 1 isoform X1 → MEGKETSSNSHSDESSILDLSSVCDLAECFLPPHDSENSEELFCSVDTFPSPPTGENSIPSAVPTSFSPGGSEKANVRCYPKAGLCEPTEPGDAALSWMYEHDSTEDTSVRKSLDVFYKIYCKKRPDRKDPTYKAASQCLLQKISELANKRGTTYALRCLQMAQVVLNRDGCKIFPNQPIIACFAKPAEGEVVLEDRRRTPGLSDDVLQLLLKQTQTEHSPDVPHEK
- the SHLD1 gene encoding shieldin complex subunit 1 isoform X2, with amino-acid sequence MTQVPKGLSQLFAEENGDELQGRNLPCKSNISGTPGENSIPSAVPTSFSPGGSEKANVRCYPKAGLCEPTEPGDAALSWMYEHDSTEDTSVRKSLDVFYKIYCKKRPDRKDPTYKAASQCLLQKISELANKRGTTYALRCLQMAQVVLNRDGCKIFPNQPIIACFAKPAEGEVVLEDRRRTPGLSDDVLQLLLKQTQTEHSPDVPHEK